The Pseudomonas wenzhouensis genome has a segment encoding these proteins:
- a CDS encoding M48 family metalloprotease encodes MTFLRPTLLTLACLFAAHTGASDLPSLGDASSSIVSPQQEHQLGRAWLGLLRGQVSQLDDPQLKDFVESSVYSLAETSQLQDRRLEFVLLNSPQLNAFAAPGGIVGVNGGLFLYAQTEAEYASVMAHELAHLSQRHFARGVEAQQRMQVPLMAAMLAGIVAAAAGAGDAGIAAIMSTQAAAIQEQRRFSRQNEQEADRIGLVNLEKAGYDPRAMPMMFERLMRQYRYDAKPPEFLLTHPVSESRIADTRNRAEQFPVRGREDSLRYQLMRARVQLTYEETPGVAAKRFRAMLDENPRLDAARYGLVLAQMKTGQLAEAGETLAPLLSKSPDDITYNLAQIELDMAANRLDAAERRQQRMFTLYPSNYPLLQTQVDLLLKQQRIAEAERALDNLLKTRAKDPDVWYQVAEVRGLSGNTIGLHQARAEFFALVGDYNQAIEQLDFAKRRASNNFQLASRIDARQRELAEEKRLVEQMLR; translated from the coding sequence ATGACTTTTCTGCGCCCCACCCTGCTGACGCTGGCCTGCCTGTTCGCTGCCCACACGGGTGCCAGTGATCTGCCATCGCTTGGCGACGCCAGCTCGTCGATCGTCTCGCCGCAACAGGAGCATCAGCTCGGCCGTGCCTGGCTCGGCCTGCTGCGTGGCCAGGTTTCGCAACTGGACGACCCGCAACTCAAGGACTTCGTCGAGTCCAGCGTCTACAGCCTGGCGGAAACCAGCCAGCTGCAGGATCGCCGCCTGGAGTTCGTCCTGCTCAACAGCCCGCAACTCAACGCCTTTGCCGCACCGGGCGGAATCGTCGGGGTCAACGGCGGCCTGTTCCTCTATGCACAGACCGAAGCCGAATACGCCTCGGTCATGGCGCACGAACTGGCGCACTTGTCGCAGCGTCACTTCGCCCGGGGCGTCGAGGCGCAACAACGCATGCAGGTGCCACTGATGGCCGCCATGCTCGCCGGTATCGTCGCGGCAGCAGCAGGTGCGGGCGATGCCGGTATTGCCGCGATCATGTCGACCCAGGCAGCCGCCATTCAGGAACAGCGGCGCTTCTCCCGGCAGAACGAGCAGGAGGCCGACCGTATCGGCCTGGTCAATCTGGAAAAGGCCGGCTATGACCCGCGCGCCATGCCGATGATGTTCGAACGGCTGATGCGTCAGTACCGCTACGACGCCAAGCCGCCGGAATTTCTGCTCACACACCCGGTATCCGAGTCACGTATCGCCGATACCCGCAACCGTGCCGAGCAGTTCCCAGTCCGGGGCCGCGAGGACAGCCTGCGTTACCAGTTGATGCGCGCCCGTGTACAGCTGACCTACGAAGAGACCCCCGGCGTCGCCGCCAAGCGCTTTCGCGCCATGCTCGACGAGAATCCACGCCTCGACGCCGCGCGCTACGGCTTGGTGCTGGCGCAGATGAAAACCGGCCAGCTCGCCGAGGCCGGTGAAACCCTGGCGCCACTGCTGAGCAAGAGCCCGGACGATATCACCTACAACCTGGCGCAGATCGAACTGGACATGGCCGCCAATCGCCTGGATGCCGCCGAGCGCCGCCAGCAGCGCATGTTCACCCTCTACCCGAGCAACTACCCGCTGCTGCAGACGCAAGTCGACCTGCTGCTGAAACAGCAACGCATCGCCGAAGCCGAGCGCGCCCTGGACAACCTGCTCAAGACCCGCGCCAAGGACCCGGACGTGTGGTATCAGGTCGCCGAGGTACGTGGCCTGAGCGGCAACACCATCGGCCTGCACCAGGCGCGCGCGGAGTTCTTCGCCCTGGTCGGTGACTACAACCAGGCCATCGAGCAACTGGACTTCGCCAAGCGCCGTGCCAGCAACAACTTCCAGCTGGCCTCGCGCATCGATGCGCGGCAACGCGAACTGGCCGAGGAAAAACGCCTGGTCGAGCAGATGCTGCGCTGA
- a CDS encoding sulfurtransferase TusA family protein, translating to MTDVPAFDAELDACGLNCPLPLLKAKLELNRLASGAVLKVSATDAGSQRDFRAFATLAGHALLHEEVDAGIYRYWLRKA from the coding sequence ATGACAGACGTACCGGCCTTTGATGCCGAACTCGACGCCTGCGGACTGAACTGCCCGCTGCCGTTGCTCAAAGCCAAGCTCGAGCTCAATCGCCTGGCCAGTGGCGCCGTACTCAAGGTCAGCGCGACCGATGCTGGCTCGCAGCGCGATTTTCGCGCCTTCGCTACCCTGGCCGGCCATGCGCTGCTGCATGAAGAGGTCGATGCGGGTATTTATCGTTACTGGTTGCGTAAGGCCTGA
- a CDS encoding peroxiredoxin, which translates to MSVELDKAVADFQAVATSGQQVKLSALKGQQVVLYFYPKDATPGCTTEGMDFSARFEQFKAANTLIFGVSMDSLKKHESFKCKQAFPFELISDEEHQLCDQFGVYQVKKNYGKEYMGIVRSTFLIDKDGVLREEWRNVKVAGHVDKVLAAAEALNKG; encoded by the coding sequence ATGTCCGTTGAACTCGACAAAGCCGTTGCCGACTTCCAGGCCGTGGCCACCAGTGGCCAGCAGGTCAAGCTGTCCGCGCTCAAGGGCCAGCAGGTCGTGCTGTATTTCTACCCCAAGGATGCCACGCCAGGTTGCACCACCGAGGGCATGGACTTCAGTGCCCGCTTCGAGCAGTTCAAGGCCGCCAACACCTTGATCTTCGGTGTGTCGATGGACAGCCTGAAGAAACACGAAAGCTTCAAGTGCAAGCAGGCCTTCCCCTTCGAGCTGATCAGCGACGAAGAGCACCAGCTGTGCGACCAGTTTGGCGTGTATCAGGTGAAGAAGAACTACGGCAAGGAATACATGGGTATCGTGCGCAGCACCTTTCTGATCGACAAGGATGGCGTGTTGCGTGAAGAGTGGCGCAACGTCAAGGTCGCCGGCCATGTCGACAAGGTACTGGCGGCTGCCGAAGCCCTGAACAAGGGCTGA
- a CDS encoding glycine cleavage system protein R produces MSTPPVREQFLVISALGRDAMALTNLLSRTSHENRCAVISTRLSRHGEYSALVLQVSGSWDALARLESSLPLLAKKHDFSVDLARSAAAEVRAQALPYVAYVSAVYRPDILNELCQFFIDHRVELEALTCDTYQAPQTGGTMLNATLTVTLPAGTQISWLRDQFLDFADALNLDALIEPWRPQNP; encoded by the coding sequence ATGTCCACCCCCCCCGTTCGCGAACAATTCCTCGTTATCAGTGCGCTTGGCCGCGATGCCATGGCCCTGACCAACCTGCTCAGCCGCACCAGCCATGAGAACCGTTGCGCGGTCATCAGCACGCGCCTGAGCCGCCATGGCGAGTACAGCGCACTGGTGCTGCAGGTATCCGGTAGCTGGGACGCCCTGGCGCGCCTGGAGTCGAGCCTGCCGCTGCTGGCCAAGAAACACGATTTCAGCGTAGACCTGGCGCGCAGCGCGGCTGCCGAGGTACGTGCGCAGGCGCTGCCTTACGTGGCTTACGTCAGCGCCGTATACCGCCCGGATATTCTCAACGAACTGTGCCAGTTCTTCATCGACCACCGCGTCGAATTGGAAGCCCTGACCTGTGATACCTACCAGGCGCCGCAGACTGGCGGCACCATGCTCAACGCCACGCTGACCGTAACGCTGCCAGCCGGTACGCAGATCAGCTGGTTGCGTGACCAGTTCCTCGATTTTGCCGATGCCCTGAATCTGGATGCGCTGATCGAACCCTGGCGCCCACAGAACCCCTGA
- the dapA gene encoding 4-hydroxy-tetrahydrodipicolinate synthase: MIAGSMVALVTPMDAQGGLDWEALSKLVDFHLQEGTNAIVAVGTTGESATLEVPEHIEVIKRVVKQVAGRIPVIAGTGGNSTRESVELTRAAQEVGADAALLVTPYYNKPTQEGLYLHFRHIAEAVSIPQILYNVPGRTVCDMLPETVERLSKIDNIIGIKEATGDLQRAQDVLDRVSKDFLVYSGDDATAVELMLLGGKGNISVTANVAPRAMSDLCAAAMRGDAAIARAINDRLMPLHKALFLESNPIPVKWALHEMGLMGDGIRLPLTWLSPRCHEPLRQAMRQCGVLA, from the coding sequence ATGATTGCGGGCAGTATGGTGGCACTGGTCACGCCCATGGATGCGCAGGGTGGTCTTGATTGGGAGGCCCTGAGCAAATTGGTGGATTTCCACCTGCAGGAGGGCACCAATGCCATCGTCGCGGTCGGCACCACGGGTGAGTCCGCCACGCTGGAAGTGCCCGAGCACATCGAAGTGATCAAGCGCGTGGTCAAGCAGGTTGCCGGTCGTATCCCGGTGATCGCCGGCACCGGTGGCAACTCCACCCGTGAGTCGGTCGAGCTGACCCGTGCCGCCCAGGAAGTCGGTGCCGACGCCGCCCTGCTGGTCACTCCGTACTACAACAAGCCTACTCAGGAAGGCCTGTACCTGCACTTCCGCCACATCGCCGAAGCCGTCTCCATCCCGCAGATCCTCTACAACGTGCCGGGCCGTACCGTGTGCGACATGCTGCCGGAGACCGTCGAGCGCCTGTCGAAGATCGACAACATCATCGGCATCAAGGAAGCCACCGGCGACCTGCAGCGCGCCCAGGACGTGCTGGATCGCGTCAGCAAGGATTTCCTCGTTTATTCCGGTGACGACGCCACCGCTGTCGAGCTGATGCTGCTGGGCGGCAAGGGCAACATCTCGGTGACCGCCAACGTTGCTCCGCGCGCCATGAGCGATCTCTGTGCTGCCGCCATGCGTGGCGATGCGGCCATTGCGCGTGCGATCAATGACCGTCTGATGCCGCTGCACAAGGCGCTGTTCCTCGAATCCAACCCGATTCCGGTGAAATGGGCGCTGCACGAAATGGGCTTGATGGGCGATGGTATTCGCCTGCCGCTGACCTGGCTCAGCCCGCGCTGTCACGAACCGCTGCGCCAGGCCATGCGCCAGTGCGGTGTATTGGCTTAA
- the bamC gene encoding outer membrane protein assembly factor BamC → MKRLAGFSALALIVSSTSGCGWLWGENGYFRDRGSDYLEARQAAPMQLPADVQAKRLDPLLPVPAQVVSSTATPAEFEVPRPQGLQVRADEREFSLQRSGDSRWVVAQRVPAEVWPLARQFFEDNGFRIASERPQVGEFTTTWQRFDELSAGMARSLSSRVSDVAADTETRVRVRIEPGVQRNTSEVFVTSAVRNAGSSADVDFVAGGGNANLEAALLDEMLVSMARGVEQGGSVSLLAARDFDAPSRVSLSEDGNGNPVLNLGADFDRAWSGVGRSLELGDVRVDDLNRSLGLYYINLAEGAQVNEEKPGFFGRMFGSAPSKEEIEARAERYQVRLTPVGDGVQVTVEKDLNTVAPADVSRRVLSLIQDNLG, encoded by the coding sequence ATGAAGCGACTGGCCGGATTCTCCGCCCTTGCTCTGATCGTCTCCAGCACCAGCGGTTGCGGCTGGCTCTGGGGTGAAAATGGCTACTTCCGTGATCGCGGCAGCGACTACCTGGAAGCGCGCCAGGCTGCACCGATGCAATTGCCGGCTGACGTCCAGGCCAAACGCCTCGATCCGCTGCTGCCGGTGCCGGCTCAAGTGGTCAGCAGCACCGCGACTCCGGCCGAGTTCGAAGTGCCACGTCCGCAGGGGCTGCAGGTACGTGCCGATGAGCGCGAGTTCAGCCTGCAGCGCAGCGGTGATTCGCGTTGGGTCGTGGCTCAGCGTGTGCCGGCCGAAGTCTGGCCGCTGGCGCGCCAGTTCTTCGAAGACAACGGTTTCCGTATCGCCAGCGAGCGCCCGCAGGTCGGTGAGTTCACCACCACCTGGCAGCGTTTCGACGAGCTGTCGGCTGGCATGGCCCGCAGCCTGAGTAGCCGCGTCAGCGATGTTGCAGCGGATACCGAAACCCGCGTGCGTGTGCGCATCGAGCCGGGCGTACAGCGCAATACCAGTGAAGTGTTCGTCACCAGCGCCGTGCGTAACGCCGGCAGCAGCGCCGATGTCGACTTCGTGGCCGGCGGTGGTAACGCCAATCTTGAAGCTGCACTGCTCGACGAAATGCTGGTGAGCATGGCCCGTGGCGTGGAGCAGGGCGGTTCCGTATCGCTGCTCGCCGCGCGCGACTTCGATGCCCCCAGCCGCGTCAGCCTGAGCGAGGACGGCAACGGCAACCCGGTACTCAACCTTGGCGCCGACTTCGACCGCGCCTGGTCCGGCGTTGGCCGCTCGCTCGAACTGGGCGACGTTCGTGTCGATGACCTCAACCGCAGCCTCGGCCTGTACTACATCAACCTGGCCGAAGGCGCTCAGGTCAATGAAGAGAAGCCCGGCTTCTTCGGTCGCATGTTCGGCAGTGCGCCGAGCAAGGAAGAGATCGAAGCCCGCGCCGAGCGCTATCAGGTGCGCCTGACCCCGGTTGGCGATGGCGTACAGGTCACCGTGGAAAAAGACCTCAACACCGTTGCTCCGGCCGATGTGTCGCGCCGCGTACTGAGCCTGATCCAGGATAACCTCGGCTGA
- a CDS encoding phosphoribosylaminoimidazolesuccinocarboxamide synthase, with translation MSTPTTLSLKKIYSGKVRDLYEIDDKRMLMVATDRLSAFDVILEQPIPEKGKILTAISNFWFDKLADVVPNHFTGDKVEDVVSAAELPLVEGRAVVAKRLKPVAVEAIVRGYIVGSGWKEYQKSGTVCGIALPAGLKEAAKLPQPIFTPSTKAAVGDHDENISFAQCEAIIGAELAAQVRDTAIKLYTTAVEYAATRGIIIADTKFEFGLDEDGTLTLMDEVLTPDSSRFWPADSYAEGSNPPSFDKQFVRDWLESTGWNKQPPAPAVPADVAQKTADKYREALTRLTE, from the coding sequence ATGAGTACACCCACCACCCTGAGCCTGAAGAAGATCTACTCGGGCAAGGTTCGCGACCTCTACGAAATCGACGACAAGCGCATGCTGATGGTGGCCACCGATCGTCTGTCGGCTTTCGACGTCATCCTCGAACAGCCGATTCCGGAGAAGGGCAAGATCCTCACCGCCATTTCCAACTTCTGGTTCGACAAGCTTGCTGATGTGGTGCCCAACCACTTCACCGGTGACAAGGTCGAGGACGTTGTCTCTGCCGCCGAGCTGCCGCTGGTCGAAGGCCGTGCGGTCGTTGCCAAGCGCCTCAAACCCGTCGCTGTCGAAGCCATCGTTCGTGGCTACATCGTCGGCTCCGGCTGGAAGGAATACCAGAAGAGCGGCACCGTCTGCGGCATCGCCCTGCCGGCCGGCCTGAAAGAAGCAGCCAAGCTGCCGCAACCGATCTTCACGCCCTCGACCAAGGCCGCCGTGGGCGACCATGACGAGAACATTAGCTTCGCGCAGTGCGAAGCCATCATCGGCGCCGAACTGGCCGCCCAGGTGCGCGACACTGCAATCAAGCTGTACACCACGGCTGTCGAGTACGCCGCTACTCGCGGCATCATCATCGCCGACACCAAGTTCGAATTCGGCCTGGACGAAGACGGCACCCTGACCCTCATGGACGAAGTGCTCACCCCTGACTCCAGCCGCTTCTGGCCAGCCGACAGCTACGCCGAAGGCAGCAACCCGCCGAGCTTCGACAAACAGTTCGTGCGTGACTGGCTGGAATCCACCGGCTGGAACAAACAACCCCCGGCCCCGGCTGTACCGGCAGACGTGGCGCAGAAGACAGCGGACAAATACCGCGAAGCGCTGACGCGTCTGACCGAATAA
- a CDS encoding RNA-guided endonuclease InsQ/TnpB family protein, with product MQRLQAFKYELMPTGEQQRLMHRFAGSCRFVFNQALALQQANREAGGKFIGYVAMARQLTAWRNSTETVWLKEAPVHPLQHALKDLEKAYRNFFEQRADFPRFKRKGQRDSFRYPDPKQIKLDQANCRIFLPKLGWLRYRNSRPVLGELRNVTVSLSAGKWHVSIQTRREVETPLPQGRAVGIDLGIARFATLSDGTVYAPLNSFKRHETALRKAQQAMSRKVKFSANWKKAKARVQRLHARIGNARRDYLHKTSTAISQNHAMVCIEDLQVRNMSKSAAGTTEQPGRNVRAKSGLNKAILDQGWFEFRRQLDYKLAWRGGWLVTVPPQNTSRTCPCCGHVSADNRQTQARFACVECGFEDNADVVGAINVLRAGHARFACEVSGEVMPPAAGTHRSDSGAAQCRA from the coding sequence ATGCAGCGACTCCAAGCTTTCAAATACGAACTGATGCCGACCGGCGAACAGCAGCGCCTGATGCACCGCTTCGCCGGCTCCTGTCGGTTCGTGTTCAACCAGGCCTTGGCGTTGCAGCAAGCCAACCGCGAAGCCGGCGGCAAGTTCATCGGCTATGTGGCCATGGCCAGGCAGCTGACCGCCTGGCGCAACAGCACCGAAACGGTCTGGCTGAAAGAAGCGCCCGTTCATCCGCTGCAACATGCCCTCAAAGACCTCGAAAAAGCCTACAGGAACTTCTTCGAGCAGCGCGCCGACTTCCCACGCTTCAAGCGCAAGGGCCAGCGCGACAGCTTCCGTTACCCCGACCCGAAGCAAATCAAGCTGGATCAGGCCAACTGCCGGATCTTTCTGCCCAAGCTGGGCTGGCTGCGCTATCGCAACAGTCGGCCGGTGCTCGGCGAGCTGCGCAACGTCACCGTCAGCCTGAGCGCGGGCAAATGGCATGTCTCGATCCAGACCCGCCGTGAAGTGGAAACCCCGCTGCCGCAGGGCAGAGCCGTTGGCATCGACCTCGGTATTGCCCGCTTCGCCACCCTGAGCGATGGCACGGTCTACGCACCGCTCAATAGCTTCAAACGCCACGAAACCGCGCTGCGCAAGGCGCAGCAGGCCATGAGCCGCAAGGTGAAATTCAGCGCCAACTGGAAGAAGGCCAAGGCCCGAGTCCAGCGCCTTCACGCCCGCATCGGCAACGCCCGGCGCGACTACCTGCACAAGACCTCGACCGCGATCAGCCAAAACCACGCGATGGTGTGTATCGAGGACTTGCAGGTACGGAACATGTCCAAATCAGCAGCAGGCACGACCGAACAACCGGGTAGAAACGTTCGGGCCAAGTCTGGCCTGAACAAGGCCATCCTCGATCAAGGCTGGTTCGAGTTCCGCCGCCAACTGGACTACAAGCTGGCATGGCGGGGCGGCTGGTTGGTGACGGTGCCGCCACAGAATACGAGCCGCACCTGTCCGTGCTGCGGCCATGTGTCGGCGGACAACCGCCAGACACAGGCCCGGTTCGCGTGTGTGGAATGTGGCTTCGAGGACAACGCCGATGTGGTCGGCGCGATCAATGTGCTAAGGGCGGGACACGCCCGGTTCGCCTGTGAAGTGAGCGGTGAGGTAATGCCGCCAGCAGCAGGAACCCACCGAAGCGACTCAGGGGCGGCTCAATGCCGCGCCTGA
- the tnpA gene encoding IS200/IS605 family transposase encodes MGIENDIRRGRNCVFLMHVHLVFVTKYRREVFTQAILDDLRVVFASVCADFGAELVELDGEDDHVHLLVNYPPKVAISNLVNSLKGVSSRMIRRKNYPSIRKKLWGGALWSPSYFAGSCGGAPIEVIRQYIEQQQTPH; translated from the coding sequence ATGGGCATTGAAAACGATATTAGACGCGGTAGAAACTGCGTCTTCCTGATGCATGTACATTTGGTCTTCGTGACGAAATATCGGCGCGAGGTCTTCACCCAAGCCATTCTCGACGACCTTCGCGTCGTCTTCGCCAGCGTATGCGCCGACTTCGGAGCGGAACTCGTTGAGTTAGATGGAGAGGATGACCATGTGCACCTACTGGTGAACTATCCGCCGAAGGTGGCCATCTCCAACCTCGTGAATAGCCTGAAAGGCGTCTCCAGCCGCATGATCCGCAGGAAAAATTACCCCAGCATCCGCAAAAAGCTGTGGGGCGGCGCGCTGTGGTCGCCCAGCTACTTTGCCGGCAGCTGCGGAGGTGCGCCCATCGAAGTCATCCGCCAGTACATCGAACAGCAGCAGACGCCTCATTAA
- a CDS encoding antitoxin of toxin-antitoxin stability system, producing MAKEAVFNLKLEPELREGFMAAAQAAHRPASQIMRDLMRDFIRQQQQAKEHEEFVQRKVAAARASLEAGRGRSNDDVEAEFAARRAKALGH from the coding sequence ATGGCCAAAGAAGCCGTTTTCAATCTGAAGCTTGAGCCCGAGTTGCGCGAAGGCTTCATGGCAGCCGCTCAAGCTGCACACCGGCCGGCCTCTCAGATCATGCGCGACCTTATGCGCGACTTCATTCGCCAGCAGCAACAGGCCAAAGAGCATGAGGAATTCGTGCAACGCAAGGTCGCTGCTGCCAGGGCATCGTTAGAGGCTGGTCGTGGCCGCTCCAATGATGATGTCGAGGCGGAATTTGCCGCTCGCCGTGCTAAGGCCTTGGGGCACTGA
- a CDS encoding type II toxin-antitoxin system RelE/ParE family toxin, with translation MQVIWTPEALQDRLDIWEYIASDNPRAAMHMDELFSAAAASLADFPDKGRLGAVAGTRELIPHENYRLVYQAERDAVWILALVHVARMWPPIQS, from the coding sequence ATGCAGGTCATTTGGACACCTGAGGCACTGCAGGACCGTCTGGATATCTGGGAATACATCGCAAGCGACAACCCACGTGCTGCTATGCATATGGACGAGCTATTCAGTGCTGCGGCCGCCAGTCTGGCTGACTTCCCCGACAAGGGCAGGCTGGGAGCAGTGGCCGGTACTCGCGAGCTGATCCCTCACGAGAACTACCGTCTTGTCTATCAGGCTGAGCGTGACGCCGTCTGGATTCTCGCCCTGGTGCACGTCGCCAGGATGTGGCCGCCGATCCAGAGCTAG